A single Oncorhynchus kisutch isolate 150728-3 linkage group LG19, Okis_V2, whole genome shotgun sequence DNA region contains:
- the LOC116355010 gene encoding uncharacterized protein LOC116355010, with the protein MVPMKTMTGTGLYSLACLLMISSVRSNCVPLECLRCDIIPSPEVSGNHKADEATCEHLCSNTTQCLNTTDVENCIKDFEVFLNTSNGFEVEEGDDLTMECAHDLPVRDHDLLVFVWLKDGLPLEGENNSTVTLERIGIDTPAEGIYTCTIQSPCGNFTSDPEELEFKDMTVVIIVICGVSAVVLVLSLGMGIKIMLKKDFAKTKTRMQHNTQNLRNTANTTE; encoded by the exons aTGGTACCTATGAAAACGATGACAGGGACAGGCCTCTATTCGCTTGCTTGCCTTCTCATGATCA gCAGTGTCCGCTCTAACTGTGTTCCTTTGGAGTGTCTGAGGTGTGACATAATCCCCTCACCTGAAGTGTCTGGGAATCACAAAGCAGATGAGG CCACCTGTGAACACCTGTGCTCTAACACTACCCAATGTCTCAATACCACTG ATGTAGAGAATTGCATAAAAG ATTTTGAAGTGTTTCTGAACACCAGTAATGGATTTGAAGTGGAGGAGGGTGATGACCTCACAATGGAGTGTGCCCACGACCTACCGGTGAGAGATCATGACCTGCTGGTCTTTGTCTGGCTGAAGGATGGGCTTCCCCTGGAGGGCGAGAACAATAGCACGGTGACCTTGGAGAGGATAGGCATAGATACCCCTGCCGAGGGGATATACACCTGCACCATCCAGAGTCCCTGTGGCAACTTCACCTCAGATCCAGAAGAACTTGAATTTAAAG acATGACAGTGGTGATCATTGTGATCTGTGGTGTGTCTGCTGTGGTGCTGGTCCTGTCCCTGGGCATGGGCATCAAGATCATGCTGAAGAAGGACTTTG CGAAGACCAAGACCAGGATGCAGCATAATACTCAGAACCTACGGAACACCGCCAACACAACAGAGTAG
- the LOC109910040 gene encoding ADP-ribosylation factor-like protein 3, whose translation MGEATKGLLSVLQKLKGTTESVELRIVLLGLDNAGKTTLLKSLASEDINTITPTQGFNIKSVASHGMKLNVWDIGGQRKIRPFWKKYLENTDLLIYVIDSADKKRFEETGLELEELIDEENLKGVPVLIFANKQDLATASPASEIAEGLNLHTYRDRQWQIQACSAVSGEGVQDGMNWICNNIVNKKK comes from the exons atgggAGAAGCTACAAAG GGCTTGCTCTCGGTCCTTCAGAAGTTGAAAGGGACCACAGAGAGTGTGGAGCTGAGGATAGTTCTACTGGGTCTGGATAACGCAGGCAAGACCACCCTACTGAAGAGCCTCGCCTcagaagacatcaacactatcacACCCACACAG GGCTTTAACATTAAGAGTGTGGCCTCACATGGCATGAAGCTGAACGTATGGGATATCGGAGGACAGAGGAAGATCCGTCCCTTCTGGAAGAAATACCTTGAGAACACAGACTTACTG ATCTATGTCATAGACAGCGCAGACAAGAAGCGGTTTGAGGAGACGGGACTG gAGCTGGAAGAGCTGATCGATGAGGAGAACTTAAAGGGTGTGCCAGTGCTCATCTTTGCCAATAAGCAGGACCTGGCCACGGCCTCACCCGCCAGTGAGATCGCTGAGGGACTCAACCTGCACACGTACCGGGACCGTCAGTGGCAGATCCAAGCCTGCTCAGCAGTGTCAGGGGAgggagtacag GATGGCATGAACTGGATTTgcaacaacattgtaaataagaagaaATAA